The Saprospiraceae bacterium genome includes the window AAAAGGTGACCTCCAAACATGCTCTAAGTTAGACTACCCTTTTCGTTTGCTGGATGCTTATGTAATTCAAATTTTTCGATATGCTAGAGCTCATTTATTTAACCCATTTCCGAACCAAAAGCCAAAAGAGCCTGGCCTATGCCATAGCGTTGGCCAAAGCCTTTTCGAGCCCTTTATCTATCCTGTCTCTATCCAGGATAAATGAATCCTTCCAAAGGAAAATAGTGATTTGGCAGCCCCCAAAAGGAGAAAAGGGTAATCATAGCTTATTGGTATCTCGGGAGGATAAAAAGAATACAAGCAGAAAAACGCTTCCCCTGTTTCTTTTAGGCCTGCCGGATCATCCGGAACGATTGACTCCAAAGATTTATAACACCGTGATGCAAGTTTTGCACCAGGGTTTCCCCTTGTTATTGCTGCCCTTTAATTATGCGTTTAACCGGATTCGGAATGTGTTGTTTACCGGTAATAGTCCGGGTTTTACTGACCATTATTTGAAGCACCGGATCGCGGCGACCTTTTTACCCCGGGCTTTTAAACTGGAAAATGCGGCGCTGAAGCAAATCCACTGGAATAATATCTGCCAGATAGCAGAAGGTAAGCTTTCGTTACGCCAATTCAGTTGTGAAGCTTTAAAAGCTCATATCCGGCAGCAATCTATTGATTTGACCATCATCCCCGTTACCAATAGCTGTGATTCGATAACTTCCGTTACTGGATTGGAGATAAGGGAACTTTTTCGTTATAAAGGCCCAACTTTATTGATACCCCTGCCGATTGATGAAAATTTCAAGTCCTAATCAAAAGAAGTGCCGGAGGCGGGACTTCCCGAATAAGGAAATGTAAGGTTATTGCATTCCCAACATTTTCTAAATCGGGATAAATTTCAAGTCCTGATCAAAAGAAGTGCCGGAGGCGGGACTTCCCGAATAAGGAAATGTAAGGTCATTGCATTCCCAACATTTTCTAAATCGGGATAAATTTCAAGTCCTAATCAAAAGAAGTGCCGGAGGCGGGACTTGAACCCGCATGGCCGTAAAGCCACACGCCTCTGAAACGTGCGTGTCTACCAATTTCACCACTCCGGCTGAAAAACAATATGGAATTGCAATGATAAGAAGTTTATTTCAACTTTTTGAAAGGGAAGAGAAAAAACTTAGACGTCCGCTGATTGAAAGGTAAAAACTTCAGGGAGGTCAACTATTCTCTCCGTATTCCTGCTTGATTTTATATAAGAATTCTTTGCATGCTTTCGGGGTTTTTAAATGGATGAATTCGATGTGTTTATAATTCGGGTTATCCATTACTTTTAAATATTTAACTCGATTCCGCTTATAGGTTTTCAGCGTCCACCACACGATGGAATCTTTCGAAAGCAGCTGCTTAAAGCTTTCTCGATTTCCTGTTCCAGGCCATAATTCCTTCTTGGTAATCACTCTATTAATGGCACGGCGGATGGCTTGATAAAAGGTTCGTGCGAAACTGAAATCTATCCAGATGATGGTATCTACCTCCTTCCATTTAAGGTCATTGGTGCGAGAGTAATTGCCATCGAGCACCCATTTTTCCTGCTTGAGTGCCATTTTGAGTTTCTGGAAAAAAACTTTGTCTTTTGGCATATTCCAATCCTTCTCCCAAAAAATGGCATCCATTTCGATATAGGGTATTCCCAAGGCCTCGGATAGCTGCCTTGAAAAGGTGGATTTACCAGACCCACTTGTACCGATGACATTGATTTTTTTCATTTCTTTGGCCCCTGATGCGTATTCCGGCGAGTTATTTAACTGAAAGTGATTTCCCTTTAGGTATTCGTTGTTGCCTTGAGTCGATATTTTTCTGGTTTGCTTTTAGTCCGTTCAATTATTTCCCTTGCTTCCAAATCAAGTTTCACCGTTTCGCCGTACCATTGAACGCCGCCCTCAAAGTTGTCTTTTATCCTGGCATACAATTTTTCCATCAGTTCTGTATGAGTAGGCTCTAAATTGGTCAATATGGATAAAATATTTTCCTTTATCACTTCATATTTTGCAAGCAATATTTTCTTGTTTTTTTTACCAGGGATAGGATGTAAGGTCTGGATATATTGTCCTTCCATTTTTTGAACGATGTAGTGTATTTAAAGAAGCTGTATGTTTAGACACTTTGGCCAAAGGTCAGTAAGTTATGGTCTGGATCAAGCATGGCAAATTCTTTTT containing:
- a CDS encoding shikimate kinase, whose amino-acid sequence is MKKINVIGTSGSGKSTFSRQLSEALGIPYIEMDAIFWEKDWNMPKDKVFFQKLKMALKQEKWVLDGNYSRTNDLKWKEVDTIIWIDFSFARTFYQAIRRAINRVITKKELWPGTGNRESFKQLLSKDSIVWWTLKTYKRNRVKYLKVMDNPNYKHIEFIHLKTPKACKEFLYKIKQEYGENS